In Bradyrhizobium sp. CCBAU 051011, the following are encoded in one genomic region:
- a CDS encoding RNA polymerase sigma factor: MSAFRQSVEAMIPALRRYARALARDADIADDLVQDTLVRALRSERLFLGGDVRSWLYTILTNLNKNRRRSLARRPQFMPLLDNNPDASGTEAEGRDIARALSTLVEEQRSVLLLVMLEGLSYREVADIQGVPIGTVMSRLARARAHVKASLEGERTALRRVK; the protein is encoded by the coding sequence ATGAGCGCGTTTCGTCAAAGTGTCGAGGCCATGATTCCGGCGCTCCGCCGTTATGCGCGAGCGCTGGCGCGCGACGCCGACATCGCCGACGATCTGGTGCAGGATACGCTGGTGCGTGCGTTGCGTTCGGAACGGCTGTTTCTTGGCGGCGACGTCAGAAGCTGGCTCTATACGATCCTGACCAACCTGAACAAGAACCGGCGACGGTCGCTGGCGCGGCGGCCGCAGTTCATGCCGCTGCTGGACAACAACCCCGACGCCAGCGGCACCGAGGCGGAAGGCCGCGACATCGCGCGCGCACTGTCGACGCTGGTGGAAGAGCAGCGCTCGGTCCTGCTGCTGGTGATGCTGGAAGGACTGAGCTACCGCGAGGTCGCCGACATCCAGGGCGTGCCGATCGGCACCGTAATGTCCCGGCTTGCCCGCGCCCGCGCCCATGTCAAAGCTTCGCTGGAGGGCGAGCGCACGGCGCTGCGGCGGGTGAAGTGA
- the aroC gene encoding chorismate synthase, whose translation MSHNTFGHLFRVTTFGESHGIAIGCVVDGCPPLIPLTNEDIQQDLDRRRPGQSRFTTQRQEPDAVKILSGVMAHPETGVQVTTGTPIALLIENTDQRSKDYSEIKDKFRPGHADFTYEAKYGLRDYRGGGRSSARETATRVAAGAIARKILRDVKVRGALVQMGPHKIDRDKWDWDEIARNPFFCPDKDSAAFFETYLDGIRKSGSSIGAVIEVVAEGVPAGWGAPIYAKLDGELAAAMMSINAVKGVEIGAGFGAAELSGEENADEMRTGNDGTRFLSNNAGGVLGGISTGQPVVVRFAVKPTSSILSPRKTVDRAGADTDIMTKGRHDPCVGIRAVPVGEAMMACVLADHFLRHRGQVGG comes from the coding sequence ATGTCCCACAACACCTTCGGCCACCTCTTCCGCGTCACGACCTTTGGCGAAAGCCACGGGATCGCGATCGGCTGCGTGGTCGACGGCTGCCCACCGCTGATCCCGCTGACCAATGAGGACATCCAGCAAGATCTCGACCGCCGCCGTCCGGGACAATCGCGCTTCACCACCCAGCGCCAGGAGCCGGACGCGGTCAAAATCCTGTCCGGAGTGATGGCGCATCCCGAAACCGGCGTGCAGGTGACGACGGGAACGCCGATCGCGCTTCTGATCGAGAACACCGATCAGCGCTCCAAGGACTATTCCGAGATCAAGGACAAGTTTCGCCCGGGCCATGCCGACTTCACCTATGAGGCCAAATACGGCCTGCGTGACTACCGCGGCGGCGGCCGCTCGTCGGCGCGCGAGACCGCAACGCGCGTCGCGGCTGGCGCCATCGCGCGAAAGATCCTGCGTGACGTGAAGGTACGCGGTGCGCTGGTGCAGATGGGCCCGCACAAGATCGATCGCGACAAGTGGGACTGGGACGAGATCGCGCGCAACCCGTTCTTCTGCCCGGACAAAGATAGCGCGGCGTTCTTCGAGACGTATCTCGACGGCATCCGCAAGAGCGGCTCGTCGATCGGCGCGGTCATCGAAGTGGTTGCCGAAGGCGTGCCGGCGGGGTGGGGCGCGCCGATCTATGCCAAGCTCGACGGCGAGCTGGCGGCCGCGATGATGAGCATCAATGCCGTGAAGGGCGTCGAGATCGGCGCGGGCTTTGGCGCCGCCGAATTGTCGGGCGAGGAAAACGCCGACGAGATGCGCACCGGCAATGACGGCACGCGCTTTCTGTCCAACAATGCCGGCGGTGTGCTCGGCGGCATCTCCACCGGCCAGCCGGTGGTGGTGCGCTTTGCGGTGAAGCCGACCTCGTCGATCCTGTCGCCGCGCAAGACGGTGGATCGCGCCGGCGCCGACACCGACATCATGACCAAGGGCCGCCACGACCCCTGCGTCGGCATCCGCGCCGTGCCGGTGGGTGAGGCGATGATGGCCTGCGTGCTGGCCGATCACTTCCTGCGCCATCGCGGGCAGGTTGGCGGGTAG
- a CDS encoding GMC family oxidoreductase: MYDFIIVGGGSAGSVMAHRLSAKSANKVLLCEAGQDTPPGNEPPEIRDSYSGLAYFDPRFHWTELKVTTQVVSHNNPDESRPPLRKYEQARVLGGGSSINGQMANRGAPTDYAEWEARGATGWNWKDVLPYFKKVERDLDFDGPFHGKDGRIPIRRIPREHWTGHSQAMGEACKLAGFAFLPDQNGEFTDGYFPVTHSNQDEQRVSAAMGYLDRETRKRANLTISTNTEVKELLFEGTQCVGVKALVDGREQEFRGREVILSCGAIHSPAHLLRAGIGPVGHLKEIGIPVVMGLAGVGQRLMDHPSIALSSFVRRGARMNEHTRRHIQMGLRYSSGLPGTPAGDMFVAVLTKSAWHSVGEQIASLLTFVNKTYSETGQVKLASRDPRIEPIVEFNLLSDRRDLDRLMSGFRKMAALQMSAPLKAVTDKPFPASYSDRVRKIGVVNTKNKILTAIAAALMDGPAALRHYMIDNFIVEGFTFEQVMSDDEALEAFVRKAAIGVWHASCSCRMGAADDPMAVVDTQGRVKGVHGLRVVDASIFPVVPCANTNVPVLMSAEKVADAMQ; the protein is encoded by the coding sequence GTGTACGACTTCATCATCGTCGGCGGAGGATCAGCGGGCTCGGTCATGGCGCACCGGCTCTCCGCCAAAAGCGCCAACAAGGTCCTGCTCTGCGAAGCAGGTCAGGACACGCCGCCCGGCAACGAGCCGCCCGAAATCCGCGACAGCTATTCGGGGCTGGCCTATTTCGATCCGCGCTTCCACTGGACCGAACTCAAGGTCACCACTCAGGTCGTGAGCCACAACAATCCCGATGAGAGCCGACCGCCGCTCCGCAAGTATGAGCAGGCGCGCGTGCTCGGTGGCGGGTCCTCCATCAACGGCCAGATGGCCAATCGCGGCGCGCCGACCGATTACGCGGAGTGGGAGGCCCGCGGCGCCACGGGCTGGAACTGGAAGGACGTGCTGCCCTATTTCAAGAAGGTCGAGCGCGACCTCGATTTCGACGGGCCGTTCCACGGCAAGGACGGCCGTATCCCCATCCGCCGCATTCCGCGAGAGCATTGGACAGGGCATTCGCAAGCGATGGGCGAGGCCTGCAAGCTCGCCGGCTTTGCCTTCCTGCCAGACCAGAACGGCGAGTTCACAGACGGCTACTTCCCGGTGACACACTCCAACCAGGACGAGCAACGTGTCTCGGCCGCGATGGGCTATCTCGATCGCGAGACCCGCAAGCGCGCCAACCTGACCATCTCGACCAACACAGAGGTCAAGGAGTTATTGTTCGAGGGCACGCAATGTGTCGGCGTGAAGGCGCTGGTCGATGGCCGGGAACAGGAGTTCCGCGGGCGCGAGGTCATTCTCTCCTGCGGTGCCATACATTCTCCCGCGCATCTCCTGCGCGCCGGCATCGGACCAGTCGGGCATCTGAAGGAGATCGGCATTCCGGTCGTGATGGGCCTCGCCGGCGTCGGTCAGCGCCTGATGGATCATCCCTCGATCGCGTTGTCGTCCTTTGTCCGCCGTGGCGCGCGCATGAACGAGCACACCAGACGCCACATCCAGATGGGGCTGCGCTACTCCTCGGGGCTTCCGGGCACACCCGCCGGCGACATGTTCGTCGCCGTTCTCACCAAGTCGGCCTGGCATTCGGTCGGCGAGCAGATCGCCTCGCTGCTCACCTTCGTCAACAAGACCTATTCGGAGACCGGGCAGGTAAAGCTCGCCTCGCGCGACCCGCGAATAGAACCCATTGTCGAGTTCAACCTGTTGTCCGACAGGCGCGACCTCGATCGTCTCATGAGCGGCTTCCGCAAGATGGCGGCGCTGCAGATGAGCGCGCCGCTGAAGGCAGTCACCGACAAGCCGTTCCCGGCTTCGTATTCCGATCGCGTGCGCAAGATCGGCGTGGTCAACACCAAGAACAAGATCCTCACCGCCATTGCAGCTGCCCTGATGGACGGACCGGCGGCGCTGCGCCACTACATGATCGACAATTTCATCGTTGAAGGCTTTACGTTCGAGCAGGTCATGAGCGACGACGAAGCACTCGAAGCCTTCGTGCGCAAGGCGGCGATCGGCGTGTGGCATGCCTCCTGCTCATGCCGGATGGGCGCGGCGGACGATCCGATGGCGGTCGTCGACACCCAAGGCCGCGTCAAGGGCGTGCACGGTTTGCGCGTGGTCGACGCGTCGATCTTCCCGGTGGTGCCGTGCGCCAACACCAATGTCCCGGTCCTGATGTCGGCGGAAAAGGTCGCAGACGCCATGCAGTGA
- a CDS encoding magnesium transporter CorA family protein, translating to MFSVFVPSESSLKKHPATDPVALPDNAVWIDLVKPTMEEDRAVERLAGIAVPTREDMQEIEISSRLYIENGARYMTATLMCQSDTDAPKTTAVTFILAGHRLVTVRYDEPKPFALVEHKLARSCMPGISGEMVLMELLDAVIDRCADILERAGAEVDQVSHDIFEPESARHGQAKRYSQILIAIGRKGDLVSKIRESLVSIGRVVTFLSAVVEGVKWSKDMREQLKTMQRDVVSLTDHASYLSNKITFTLDAMLGVVNLEQNNIIKLFSVMAVVLMPPTLIASVYGMNFKAMPELEWPHGYPMAVLMMLMAAVLPYLFFRWKKWL from the coding sequence ATGTTTTCGGTGTTTGTTCCCTCGGAATCCAGCCTGAAGAAGCACCCCGCGACGGACCCGGTGGCGTTGCCGGACAATGCGGTCTGGATCGATCTGGTCAAGCCGACGATGGAGGAGGACCGCGCGGTCGAGCGGCTGGCCGGGATCGCGGTGCCGACCCGGGAGGACATGCAGGAGATCGAGATTTCCAGCCGGCTCTATATCGAGAACGGCGCCCGCTACATGACGGCGACGCTGATGTGCCAGTCCGACACCGATGCGCCGAAGACCACAGCGGTGACCTTCATCCTGGCCGGTCACCGCCTGGTCACCGTGCGCTACGATGAGCCGAAGCCGTTTGCCCTGGTCGAGCACAAGCTGGCGCGCTCATGCATGCCGGGGATATCGGGCGAGATGGTGCTGATGGAACTGCTCGACGCGGTGATCGACCGCTGCGCCGACATTCTGGAGCGCGCCGGCGCCGAGGTCGACCAGGTCTCGCACGACATCTTCGAGCCCGAAAGCGCGCGCCATGGCCAGGCCAAGCGGTACTCGCAGATCCTGATCGCGATCGGGCGCAAGGGGGACCTGGTCTCGAAGATCCGGGAGAGCCTGGTCTCGATCGGCCGCGTCGTCACCTTCCTGTCGGCGGTGGTCGAAGGCGTCAAATGGTCCAAGGACATGCGCGAGCAGCTCAAGACCATGCAGCGCGACGTCGTTTCCCTGACCGACCACGCCTCCTATCTCTCCAACAAGATCACCTTCACGCTCGATGCCATGCTCGGCGTCGTCAATCTCGAGCAGAACAACATCATCAAGCTGTTCTCGGTGATGGCAGTGGTGCTGATGCCGCCGACCTTGATCGCCTCGGTTTACGGCATGAATTTCAAGGCGATGCCGGAACTCGAATGGCCGCACGGCTATCCGATGGCGGTGCTGATGATGCTCATGGCAGCAGTGCTGCCGTACTTGTTCTTCAGATGGAAGAAGTGGCTGTGA
- a CDS encoding anti-sigma factor, translating to MTDRNIPVTEDELHAYVDNELPAERRGDVEAWLASHPDDAARVQSWRAMAEALHSRYDSVIDEAVPKRLEIERLVRQPRKWVYGAVAATLAAFIVGGGVGWLARGATAAPSSLQNFTVHAIEAHRLYVVEVRHPVEVPGSERSHLQQWLTKRCGWVVRAPELTGAGLKLVGGRLLPGSGGPASFMMYESASGERFTIYTAKSAAEATQMRFAAEGKESTLFWADDGVVYAVVSTGADRGRLSQVAQAVYDQMEKKGG from the coding sequence ATGACCGATCGCAACATTCCCGTCACCGAAGACGAGCTGCATGCTTACGTCGACAACGAGCTGCCGGCGGAACGCCGCGGCGACGTCGAGGCGTGGCTCGCTTCGCATCCCGATGATGCCGCGCGGGTGCAGTCGTGGCGCGCGATGGCGGAAGCACTGCATTCCAGATACGATTCCGTCATCGACGAGGCGGTGCCGAAGCGGCTCGAGATCGAGCGGCTGGTGCGACAGCCGCGCAAATGGGTGTACGGCGCGGTCGCGGCGACGCTGGCGGCGTTCATCGTCGGCGGCGGCGTTGGCTGGCTCGCGCGCGGCGCGACGGCCGCACCGTCGTCTCTGCAGAATTTTACGGTGCATGCGATCGAAGCGCACCGGCTTTACGTCGTGGAAGTGCGGCATCCCGTCGAGGTGCCGGGCAGCGAGCGCAGTCATCTGCAGCAATGGCTGACCAAGCGCTGCGGCTGGGTCGTGCGCGCGCCCGAACTGACGGGGGCTGGATTGAAGCTCGTCGGCGGACGGCTATTGCCAGGTTCCGGCGGCCCGGCGTCCTTCATGATGTACGAGAGCGCCTCGGGCGAACGTTTTACGATCTACACCGCCAAATCTGCCGCCGAGGCGACGCAGATGCGATTCGCGGCGGAAGGCAAGGAAAGCACGCTGTTCTGGGCCGATGACGGCGTCGTTTATGCGGTGGTGTCTACCGGCGCCGACCGGGGACGGCTGAGCCAGGTGGCCCAAGCGGTCTACGATCAGATGGAAAAGAAGGGGGGATAG
- a CDS encoding L,D-transpeptidase, with protein MSSLKVILGLLAAGLALSGCMPATTYQAAPEATLKPNDKAQLAKARYAAVAPPEPFRRAIVDYHRKELPGTIVVDSDNHYLYLVQDGGKAIRYGVTVGEEALAFSGIAKVGNMAEWPKWTPTADIHKRIEGLPASVPGGVDNPLGARALYLYQGNRDTLFRIHGTNQPEYIGASISSGCIRMTNEDVIDLYSRVKAGTVVVVLDPKQGDSPYNSKMALQGGGTSGPMPQ; from the coding sequence ATGTCGTCGCTGAAAGTAATCCTGGGGCTGCTTGCCGCTGGCCTTGCGTTGTCTGGTTGCATGCCGGCAACCACCTATCAGGCCGCCCCTGAAGCCACCCTCAAGCCGAATGACAAGGCGCAACTTGCCAAGGCGCGCTATGCCGCCGTGGCGCCGCCCGAGCCGTTCCGCCGCGCCATTGTGGATTATCACCGCAAGGAACTTCCCGGCACCATCGTCGTGGATTCCGATAACCACTACCTCTATCTGGTCCAGGACGGCGGCAAGGCGATCCGCTACGGCGTCACCGTCGGTGAGGAAGCGCTCGCGTTCTCCGGCATCGCCAAGGTCGGTAACATGGCCGAATGGCCGAAATGGACACCGACCGCCGACATTCACAAACGCATCGAAGGCCTGCCTGCCTCGGTGCCCGGCGGCGTCGACAATCCGCTCGGCGCCCGCGCGCTCTACCTTTACCAGGGCAACCGCGACACGCTGTTCCGCATCCACGGCACCAACCAGCCGGAATATATCGGCGCCTCGATCTCCTCGGGCTGCATACGCATGACCAACGAGGACGTCATCGACCTCTACAGCCGTGTGAAGGCCGGTACGGTGGTTGTCGTGCTCGACCCCAAGCAGGGTGACTCGCCATACAATTCCAAGATGGCGCTGCAGGGTGGCGGCACCAGCGGCCCGATGCCGCAATAA
- a CDS encoding extensin family protein yields MNFTARKASRKWAIGAFGRSGAVMVTVAVAALLLGMPSEPAQARKASRTVWDDLFRVPPSKPRATAHRGAAVPLPKPRPADAPSAERDKPDKEQQASPPNGKSGEQAAPAPQPTPQPSACRLALTDAVAIAPSIPDIRGAGGCGGEDLVRLEAIVLPDSRRVSVKPAAILRCTMASALVDWIRKDIAPLTERLGSAISDIDNFDSFECRGRNRIVGAKLSEHGRANALDVRGFKLADGTFISLTDRTVPRGLRETVLHSACTRFSTVLGPGSDWYHEDHIHLDLMERRGNYRICQWDVWEPLPQKAPLLPAERPEEAPPREVAEGAKPHAGKSDAGKSDASKSDAEKSDAEKPDEAEPPRQEKPATKKRRQNRRS; encoded by the coding sequence ATGAACTTTACCGCGCGTAAAGCAAGCCGAAAATGGGCTATTGGCGCCTTTGGCCGCAGTGGAGCGGTAATGGTTACCGTTGCCGTGGCGGCGCTCCTGCTTGGCATGCCAAGCGAACCGGCGCAGGCCAGGAAAGCATCCCGTACGGTGTGGGACGATCTGTTCAGGGTGCCCCCGTCAAAACCGCGGGCGACGGCGCACCGCGGGGCAGCCGTGCCCTTGCCGAAGCCGCGTCCGGCCGATGCGCCGTCGGCCGAGCGTGACAAGCCGGACAAGGAGCAGCAGGCGTCTCCGCCGAACGGCAAGTCCGGCGAGCAGGCCGCGCCCGCGCCACAGCCGACGCCACAGCCGTCCGCGTGCCGGCTGGCGCTGACCGACGCCGTCGCGATTGCCCCCAGCATCCCCGACATTCGGGGCGCCGGCGGCTGCGGGGGCGAGGATCTGGTGCGGCTGGAGGCGATCGTGCTGCCGGACAGCCGGCGGGTCTCGGTGAAGCCGGCGGCGATCCTGCGCTGTACCATGGCCTCCGCACTGGTCGACTGGATCCGCAAAGACATCGCGCCGCTGACGGAGCGTCTGGGTAGCGCGATCTCCGATATCGATAATTTCGATTCGTTCGAGTGCCGCGGCCGCAACCGCATTGTCGGCGCCAAACTCTCCGAACATGGCCGCGCCAACGCGCTCGACGTGCGCGGCTTCAAGCTCGCCGATGGCACCTTCATATCGCTGACCGACCGCACCGTGCCGCGGGGATTGCGCGAGACCGTGCTGCACTCCGCCTGCACGCGATTCTCGACCGTGCTCGGCCCGGGCTCGGACTGGTACCATGAGGACCATATCCATCTCGATCTGATGGAACGGCGCGGCAATTACCGGATCTGCCAGTGGGACGTCTGGGAGCCGCTGCCGCAGAAAGCGCCGCTATTGCCGGCCGAGCGGCCCGAGGAAGCGCCGCCGCGCGAGGTCGCCGAAGGCGCCAAACCGCATGCTGGCAAATCGGATGCCGGCAAGTCCGATGCTAGCAAGTCCGATGCTGAAAAATCCGACGCCGAGAAGCCGGATGAGGCCGAGCCGCCGCGCCAGGAGAAGCCTGCAACGAAAAAGCGCCGGCAAAACCGGCGCTCTTGA
- the pdxH gene encoding pyridoxamine 5'-phosphate oxidase — protein MTDTTSIKHPTPLTSGDFTAAEEPFALFAEWFAEAVKSEPNDPNAMALATVDADGLPDVRMVLMKGYDADGFVFYSHIASQKGRELAANPKAALLFHWKSLRRQVRIRGNVSPVTDEEADAYFATRPKQAQLGAWASKQSQPLESRFAFEQAIALVAAKYMIGDVPRPPGWSGWRITPSRFEFWHDRPFRLHDRIEFRRDAPSQAWSKVRLYP, from the coding sequence ATGACGGACACGACCTCCATCAAACACCCCACACCGTTAACATCGGGTGATTTTACCGCAGCCGAGGAACCGTTTGCGCTGTTCGCCGAGTGGTTTGCGGAAGCCGTGAAGTCCGAGCCGAACGATCCCAACGCGATGGCGCTGGCGACCGTCGATGCGGACGGGCTGCCCGATGTCCGGATGGTGCTGATGAAGGGCTATGATGCCGATGGTTTCGTGTTCTACAGCCACATCGCCAGTCAGAAAGGCCGCGAACTCGCCGCAAATCCTAAGGCCGCTTTACTATTTCACTGGAAGTCGCTGCGCCGTCAGGTGCGCATCCGCGGCAACGTGTCGCCGGTAACGGATGAGGAGGCCGATGCCTATTTCGCCACGCGGCCGAAGCAGGCGCAACTCGGCGCCTGGGCCAGCAAGCAGTCGCAGCCACTGGAGAGCCGCTTTGCCTTCGAACAGGCGATCGCGCTGGTTGCCGCCAAGTACATGATCGGCGACGTGCCGCGCCCGCCGGGCTGGAGCGGCTGGCGCATTACGCCTTCCCGCTTCGAATTCTGGCACGACCGCCCGTTCCGCCTGCACGACCGCATCGAATTCCGCCGCGATGCGCCGTCACAAGCCTGGAGCAAGGTGCGGCTCTATCCCTGA
- a CDS encoding RT0821/Lpp0805 family surface protein, with amino-acid sequence MTLILIGLGSGGCSLSRPDSYAKMNAADVTGSLGKQAATAPTESDLAFARTAASDVLTKGDKDSSQSWENPETGARGSVTPLSQAYSAEDGRTCRDFLASYVNGRAESWLQGAACKAGQGRWEIHTIKPWTRG; translated from the coding sequence ATGACGTTGATTTTGATCGGCCTCGGCTCCGGGGGCTGCAGCCTGTCACGCCCCGATTCCTACGCCAAGATGAATGCCGCCGACGTCACGGGCTCGCTCGGCAAGCAAGCGGCCACGGCGCCGACCGAGAGCGATCTCGCCTTTGCCCGCACCGCCGCTTCCGACGTGCTGACCAAAGGCGACAAGGATTCCAGCCAGTCCTGGGAAAATCCGGAGACCGGCGCGCGCGGCTCGGTGACGCCGCTGTCGCAAGCCTATTCGGCGGAAGACGGGCGCACCTGCCGGGATTTCCTGGCAAGTTACGTCAACGGCCGCGCGGAGAGCTGGCTGCAGGGAGCCGCCTGCAAGGCTGGTCAGGGCCGGTGGGAAATTCATACGATCAAGCCCTGGACGAGGGGATAG
- a CDS encoding SDR family NAD(P)-dependent oxidoreductase, whose protein sequence is MPASSNAPRRTLLLTGASRGIGHATAIRFSSAGWRVITCSRHAFPEVCPWGAGPEDHIEVDLADHADTTRAISEIRRRLENDELHALVNNAAISPKAPDGGRLGTMDTDIETWSHVFRVNFFAPIMMARGLIEELKHARGAVVNVTSIAGSRVHPFAGVAYATSKAALASLTREMASDFGRVGVRVNSIAPGEIDTSILSPGTEKIVEQQIPMHRLGTPDEVAKIIYVLCTETSSYVNGAEIHINGGQHV, encoded by the coding sequence ATGCCTGCTTCATCCAATGCGCCACGGCGCACGCTGCTTCTGACCGGTGCCAGCCGCGGCATCGGCCACGCCACCGCGATCCGCTTCTCCTCGGCCGGCTGGCGCGTCATCACCTGCTCGCGGCACGCCTTTCCGGAAGTCTGCCCGTGGGGCGCAGGCCCGGAAGATCACATCGAGGTCGACCTTGCCGACCACGCCGACACCACGCGCGCGATCTCCGAGATCCGAAGGCGGCTGGAGAACGACGAGCTGCATGCGCTGGTCAACAACGCCGCGATCTCGCCCAAGGCGCCGGACGGCGGGCGGCTCGGCACCATGGACACCGATATCGAAACCTGGAGCCATGTTTTTCGCGTCAACTTCTTTGCGCCGATCATGATGGCGCGCGGCCTGATCGAGGAATTGAAGCATGCCAGAGGCGCGGTGGTGAACGTCACCTCGATCGCGGGCTCGCGCGTGCACCCGTTCGCGGGCGTTGCATATGCGACCTCGAAGGCGGCACTTGCTTCACTCACACGGGAAATGGCCTCCGACTTTGGCCGCGTCGGCGTCCGCGTCAACTCGATCGCGCCGGGCGAGATCGACACCTCGATCCTGTCGCCGGGCACCGAGAAGATCGTCGAGCAGCAGATTCCGATGCATCGGCTCGGCACGCCGGACGAAGTGGCGAAGATCATCTATGTGCTGTGCACGGAAACCAGTTCGTATGTGAACGGCGCCGAGATTCACATCAACGGCGGCCAGCACGTTTAG
- a CDS encoding DnaJ C-terminal domain-containing protein, which yields MRDPYEVLGVPRGASAAAIKSAYRKLAKKHHPDNNKNDPKAAARFSEINSANEIIGDEDKRKQFDRGEIDAEGKPRFQGFPGGGAGGRARGPGGFESYSFRTGGGPGGGGGAGFEDILNSMFGGAARGGRPGGGRAFEFDTGGIGLDLDLNVAMTVSLEESVKGGEKRVRLPTGKELNVRIPAGVTAGQQIRLKGQGETAPGHPPGDLLITVSIAPHAYFKVDGSDLRLDLPITLYEAVLGGKVRVPTLGSAVELSIPKNTSSGRIFRLKGKGLPKPGGPGDLFVTTRIILPDGNDSELEALMEKWRDGHPYNPRSDFG from the coding sequence ATGCGCGACCCCTATGAGGTCTTGGGGGTGCCGCGGGGCGCCAGCGCTGCGGCGATCAAGAGTGCCTATCGCAAGCTCGCCAAGAAGCATCACCCCGACAACAACAAGAACGATCCGAAGGCGGCTGCGCGCTTCTCCGAGATCAACTCCGCCAACGAGATCATCGGCGACGAGGACAAGCGCAAGCAGTTCGATCGCGGCGAAATCGACGCTGAGGGCAAGCCGCGCTTTCAGGGCTTTCCCGGCGGCGGAGCAGGCGGCCGCGCGAGGGGACCGGGCGGCTTCGAATCCTACAGCTTCCGCACCGGTGGAGGTCCCGGCGGCGGGGGTGGCGCGGGTTTCGAGGACATCCTCAACAGCATGTTCGGCGGTGCGGCCCGGGGCGGACGTCCGGGCGGTGGCCGCGCCTTTGAATTCGACACCGGCGGGATCGGCCTCGATCTCGATCTGAACGTCGCCATGACGGTGTCGCTGGAAGAGTCGGTCAAGGGCGGGGAAAAGCGCGTCCGCCTGCCGACCGGCAAGGAGCTCAACGTCAGGATTCCCGCAGGCGTCACCGCCGGCCAGCAGATCCGGCTCAAGGGGCAGGGCGAGACCGCGCCGGGCCATCCGCCGGGCGATCTCCTGATCACGGTCAGCATCGCGCCGCACGCCTATTTCAAGGTCGACGGCAGTGACCTGCGCCTCGATTTGCCCATCACGCTCTATGAGGCCGTGCTCGGTGGCAAGGTTCGCGTGCCCACGCTCGGCAGCGCGGTGGAACTGTCGATCCCGAAAAACACCTCCAGCGGTCGCATCTTCCGCCTCAAGGGCAAAGGCCTGCCCAAGCCGGGGGGACCTGGGGACCTGTTCGTCACCACCCGAATTATTCTGCCCGACGGGAACGATAGCGAGCTTGAGGCATTGATGGAGAAGTGGCGCGATGGCCACCCCTACAACCCGCGCAGCGATTTCGGCTGA
- a CDS encoding histidine phosphatase family protein — MPAPVIYYIRHGETSWNAEGRLQGTQDIALNELGRRQAEHAGNVLADLFAREGRDKSALPFVASPLGRARATMELVRSALKLPRDGYALDDRLREIGYGVWEGSTLAEMQAADPVLYAKRLTAKWTMAPEGGETYADVQLRMRDWYDSLRADTVAVAHGGTARALMVALGIETPQSAADLLIEQGAVYVFRDGGLKKYS; from the coding sequence ATGCCTGCGCCCGTGATCTACTACATCCGCCATGGCGAGACGTCGTGGAACGCTGAAGGCAGGCTGCAGGGCACGCAGGACATTGCGCTGAACGAACTCGGCCGCAGGCAGGCGGAGCATGCCGGGAATGTGCTGGCCGATCTGTTCGCGCGCGAGGGCCGCGACAAGTCCGCGCTGCCGTTCGTTGCAAGCCCGCTTGGCCGGGCGCGGGCGACGATGGAATTGGTGCGCAGCGCGCTGAAGCTTCCCAGGGACGGATATGCGCTCGACGATCGCCTGCGCGAGATCGGCTACGGCGTCTGGGAGGGCTCGACGCTCGCCGAGATGCAGGCGGCCGATCCCGTGCTGTATGCCAAGCGGCTCACGGCGAAATGGACGATGGCGCCGGAAGGCGGCGAGACCTATGCCGACGTGCAGCTTCGGATGCGCGACTGGTACGATTCCTTGCGCGCCGACACCGTCGCCGTGGCCCATGGCGGCACCGCGCGGGCGCTGATGGTGGCGCTCGGCATCGAGACGCCGCAGAGCGCTGCCGACCTCCTGATCGAGCAGGGCGCCGTCTACGTGTTCCGAGACGGGGGACTTAAGAAGTATAGTTAA